From the Pedobacter cryoconitis genome, one window contains:
- a CDS encoding TetR/AcrR family transcriptional regulator, whose protein sequence is MPVKDKGTEQLIKDTAKKLFFADGKLHATTQDIADAAGVNRTLVHYYFRSRKLLFEQVTEEAMNELRQIMSDAFTGKLTFKEKLKKLINVFMDQTIAYPYRELFLITETNRYNQEHADEVHDTHTKPFLAEIKEEMDKGNIQVMDPRHYMMNLFALMAYPLLSANLSKSFMRISDQEYHKLMKQRKQLIFEMIYPIK, encoded by the coding sequence ATGCCAGTAAAAGATAAAGGAACAGAACAACTAATTAAAGATACCGCCAAGAAATTGTTTTTTGCGGATGGAAAGTTACATGCTACAACTCAGGACATCGCCGATGCCGCAGGTGTAAACAGAACTCTTGTTCATTATTACTTCAGATCCAGAAAACTATTATTTGAGCAGGTTACTGAGGAGGCTATGAATGAATTGCGTCAGATCATGTCGGATGCTTTTACAGGGAAACTGACATTTAAAGAAAAATTAAAAAAACTGATCAATGTTTTCATGGATCAGACCATAGCCTATCCTTACCGGGAATTGTTTCTGATTACCGAGACTAACCGTTATAACCAGGAACATGCAGACGAGGTTCATGACACACATACTAAGCCGTTTCTGGCAGAGATCAAAGAGGAAATGGACAAAGGAAATATCCAGGTAATGGATCCCCGTCATTATATGATGAACCTATTTGCGCTAATGGCTTATCCATTACTATCAGCTAATCTGAGTAAAAGCTTTATGAGAATAAGTGATCAGGAATATCATAAACTAATGAAACAAAGAAAGCAGCTCATTTTTGAGATGATCTATCCTATAAAATAA
- a CDS encoding efflux RND transporter periplasmic adaptor subunit — MKTSIQIGLLFITGLTLASCGNDKNKAAQAAAAAGQVKEYKVLKLEPRSATLNTDYPASIQGQQNIEIRPRVDGYIDKIFVDEGAIVKIGQPLFKISAPQYEQDVRTANASIANAMAQLNAAKLAINKVKPLVEKDIVSKYELESAQYTYESAQAAVATAKASLANAKTNLGFTTVTSPVNGVVGSIPFRLGSLVSSTTADPLTTVSSIGNVYAYFALNEKLLLDFTKDGSGSFAQKLAKLPKVSLLLSDGSPYTEEGRIETVNGLINTATGSANIRARFPNPKGIIRSGSSATVRIPNAVKDAILVPQSATFELQDKRFVVVVGQDGKTKNVAVTVMQNTAGNFFVVETGLKAGDQIVLEGVATLKDGTQIKANAENPETVYADLK; from the coding sequence ATGAAAACATCAATACAGATTGGGCTCCTGTTCATTACAGGACTAACCCTAGCCTCATGTGGCAACGATAAAAACAAAGCGGCACAGGCCGCAGCCGCAGCTGGGCAGGTTAAGGAATATAAAGTCCTGAAACTGGAACCCAGATCTGCTACATTAAATACAGACTATCCTGCAAGTATCCAGGGGCAGCAGAATATCGAAATCAGGCCAAGAGTAGATGGCTACATCGACAAAATATTTGTGGATGAAGGTGCGATTGTTAAAATCGGCCAGCCGCTATTCAAAATCAGCGCGCCGCAGTACGAGCAGGATGTAAGAACAGCGAATGCCAGCATTGCAAATGCAATGGCACAACTAAACGCTGCTAAATTGGCTATCAATAAGGTAAAACCATTGGTAGAGAAAGATATTGTAAGTAAATACGAACTGGAATCAGCACAGTACACTTATGAATCTGCACAAGCAGCAGTAGCCACTGCGAAAGCAAGTCTGGCCAATGCCAAAACGAATTTAGGATTTACCACCGTAACCAGCCCTGTAAATGGAGTAGTTGGTTCTATTCCTTTTCGTTTAGGAAGTTTGGTAAGCAGCACAACCGCAGATCCTTTAACCACTGTTTCCAGCATAGGTAACGTATATGCTTATTTTGCGCTGAATGAAAAGCTATTGTTAGATTTCACAAAAGATGGCAGTGGTTCATTTGCCCAGAAGCTGGCTAAATTACCTAAAGTGTCTTTATTACTTTCTGATGGATCGCCTTATACTGAAGAAGGGCGTATAGAAACAGTAAACGGATTAATTAATACAGCTACAGGTTCAGCAAATATCAGGGCCCGTTTCCCTAACCCTAAAGGTATTATCCGCAGCGGGAGCAGTGCAACTGTAAGAATCCCTAATGCTGTAAAGGATGCAATTCTGGTTCCTCAAAGCGCAACTTTCGAATTACAGGATAAACGCTTTGTAGTTGTAGTAGGGCAAGATGGTAAAACTAAAAATGTTGCAGTAACGGTAATGCAAAATACCGCTGGTAATTTCTTCGTGGTTGAAACCGGTTTAAAAGCAGGTGATCAGATTGTATTAGAAGGCGTTGCAACTTTAAAAGATGGTACACAGATTAAAGCAAATGCCGAAAATCCAGAAACTGTTTACGCAGATTTAAAATAA